The segment ATACGTACTtatcttttcctctctttttatgTAATCGATTCAAGGTTCTTCTTTCTTGTTGAAGTAATATGTTCATGGTGTTTCCCACCATAGATTAACTGTTTAACGTGACTAGTATGTTTCTACTCTTACACCTTACTATCTACGACATCTACAAATACAATATGTTAACCTGTTTAAACAATTAGAAAGGTTTCTAGCGTACCGCACTGATTGGTACAATACTTTTATAGTTACCAGAAGCCAACCCTAATTATGGTACTATTGAAATACTGTAATATTTTCGTTGAAAGTAAAACAAACTTAATTAATGGAGAAATTAGTGGAAGtcctttgctttttttttttcgcgaTGCTAAGTTATTGGTCAATAAGGTCCCAGTTTAACATGTATTTGATACTGAGTGCTCCATTCAatgtaaaatattatttttagacctacagaaaaaaaattaagggCCAAATCTTTTGCTTTTTGTGAAAACTTGTAggctgtttttcttttttggatcaTCTCCtcttaagagagagagagagagagagagagagagagacagagacagagagagagagacagagagagcaCTAGGCATTAAGGTCAGGGGCACGATATATAGTCATAGCAATATCCAGATGGTGTGAAGGACGGACATATAGTCGGTTGGGTAACAGATTGCGTTTTTTGCTAATACAACTGCGGATTAATCTATCTAAACAGATATACAGGAAGATACAAAGATAATATATCTCTAACAATAAGTTTGtttaaaatttctaattctTCACTCAACTATATTTCGATAAGGTTATGTTGTAATAGGTGACTCCAATCATACTCAAGTTAGAACTTAAGATGTGTTTGACTATTAAGATTTCTTTTCTACTAGTAGGACTCCTATTTGCATGAGAAAAAAGTATTTGTAAGGCTCTATATAAGCATAAAGGTGTAAGGCCATAGGAACCATCAGGACAAGATTGGTGGTATCAGAGTTTAATAAGTAGTTTTAGAGTCTAACACGTTATTGTTTTAGATTTTCAATTGGAGAGAGAAGACATTCTGAAACAAGGTGTGAGCCTTAACTCAATTGGGACATTTATGGGCAATATCCTTATATATAGTTGAACATTTTACTCCAAGTTAATCTACGCATAGCGGAATGCTGATTGTAAAGATAGATAGTAGTTCATTTAAATAACGATATTACTGTGCCAATTGTGACTGGGCCAGCATTCCATTTCTTATATATACTATTGGTACAGATCAACCACTTGATAGCTGGGACATAATAGAGGGCTCAATACTGAGCGCTGAGCGTGAAGATAGGGCTGAAAAGTTTCAAAAATACGCAGGGAGCTTTCGAAAGGTACACAAATTTCCATACGTGTATATACAGAATTTTCAGATACAACTACTGGGAATACGTAACTGCCTACGTACTGCTGTGAGCACAGAACATTTTTGCCAAAATCTACGAGGGAGAACATATTCAGGAAACTCTGCAATACGCTATCGATAACTTGCTTGGCCTCGACACGCTAATCCTCGGATGTGCAGGAGCAGATGGACAAGGGTACGTGTGCGCCTATATATATAGCTCTGTGGCTCGCATGCATACCTGGCTAGCCTCTGAAACATCCATCTATAATTCTCGTATGCAGGTCTCACAGTATACCGCAAATTAATTTGCAGTTGTCCGGATGCTCTATGGTGCTCGCAAAGATAGATCCTGGTGCCAAGAGGGCGCTCTCACTCTCCGCGCCCGCGGCGCCTTCCCAGCCACCCACGCAGGTCACGGAAGGGACGAGCAGTGACTCCACGGCTAACAATCCGCGTCCCGAGAACACCGCCGGTGCCAATTAAAAAGGATCCAGCCCATCGTAGCTGTGTGCCGTTGCTTGCGAGTGTGCCCCTGCTGTTTTCCATTGTGGTTGGTGATCTGCCGTTTGATTCGCTGAGAGTGCTTGTGGTGTGCTTTGTGTTTCATGTTTGTTGACCGGCTGGTGCTGCGTTATGTGTGTTCCAGCCTATCTGTGTTGTCGGTTGTAGTGTTTCTCTGCTAAGTGAGTGTCGGTATTGCGTTTTGTtgctttttgtttatttttggaaTTGCAATGAGGCTGATATGCCACTGCTCTGTACTTGCTAGAATTCTGGATTGTTTTTAATAAAAGCAGAGACGGTTCTTATGCCACCCAACTTAGCAAATTATATACCCACCATACCTATTTAAGTGCATCGGATTCTAGCAAGTATAGACCGAGGCTGATGCGTCTACATCATAATCTAATGATTGGAACATGTATAGACTCCACGACGAGTGTGAGTGTAATTTCTCAATCTAGATGATCATATCTTGAATTTATTCATCTCTTTTATTAGCATTTCATTGATTTGGATGTAATCTCAAAATGTTGTTAGCATCTATTTGCCATTTGAACTAATGTTATATATTATATGCACTTTAGTCAGAAATGAAATTCAATGGATTTTACTACAAGCTATAATACGGTTATAGTGTATTACTATAACGAAAATAAGTACAACACAAAATGTACAGTCAAATAGATAATGTTACGTGCACAATTCAGGACAAACAGATATGGGTACTATGGACGATACCACATGCTCTCTTTCAGGAATCAGGCCCCCGCCACTTTCCTAAACGACATCACACATTTATTCTAATTCATCAGGGAATCTGATACACTAGAACATTAGGTGCTGGAGTAGGAGAATGAAGATAGAGCTCAACGctagcctaatagggccatcATCTAGTGTAATAACTCCTGATCCATTTTAATGAAAACAACACCATAACGAAAAACCTTATTAAACTAAAAGAAAAACTATTTGTGTGATTCGAATGGAATGCATAAACATCTGTATCCTAATTTAACATATATCGAGCAACATGTCTCAGCGATTTTGATAAAACACATGCTTGGGTGTACAAACCGAGACCACTTGATCTCTATGAtcgcactactacagaaactatttGTAAAGACGGTTTGTAACCGATCGGTTTTCGTAGGTGTTTAGCGCAACCACCTGTGATCGAAGGTATATGGAAAtggaaatgaacgattttcacaTGTGCAAAATAGATcgattatgaaaatttatttccatagatggttcacttaaggaaccacctatGAAAATAGTTTTCTACAGATGGTACTACCGTAGAATAcctcatcagtatcggttcaaaatcgccatcagtgagggattttgaactgacactgattactcaacactgatagtcactgactatcagtgtcgagcatggaaccgacactaaaaatcactatcagtgtcgatttcaTCCacgaactagcactgataatgaattatcagtgctggttccctAATagggaaccggcactgatactaattattagtgtcggttctaaaATAGAATCGGCATTGTTGGATATTCGACAGCTAAAAAAATTCCACaatccaaaatgcatcacatgcacatgcacatgcatccattcttctaatgtttaagtcacgctaaacacttaatacattaattcgAACTACaggcatttctaaaattacatcaaataccattacatgcatagttgatatctaaaatttcaactctAAATAATATATCAAAATgattcagtgcataaatgagcgcactagctgttgcttcaaACGGAAGTTCCATTAGACTTCTATAAATAACAAATTGTTACTATCACACTAAAACTTAAGATGTGACTCGTACTTTCCTTCCTGGACCTTCCTCTATTAAGGACCAAGTAATGTGTACCCCCACTACTAGGCAAGAAGAAgtaagattgaagtcaagctacgATTCATCCGCATCCGAGTGTTTcagtaaaaatcctacagacaaagagcaacaatatagagaaaaaatttaatattattgaaataatcatatctacaaactacaggttcatgtcaccaaccgttTCAACTGTATGTAACCGTGAGAGCctaggagtcattgcaagcacatcctcattctgttcaaacgctttcaatttgaaatagctgtagTCTGAAAACATGTATCCAAGTTGTAGGTTAACCAATTGTAGAAGCGCCGGAACAGCAGATCTTTCAGCCATAAGTCTTTGGTCTGTTTCGGAGCTTGATcctgttaaagtgatatatccttctttGGGAAAAACAATactaaaagagatagtgatcttcattttattgttatcaaccAATGTGGTCGTCACCATAGGTGTTGTGCCACCAAAGTCCATAATAATGTCATGTAGCCATTGTACATaaggaagcatctacatcaatcgacatgttagtttctgaatttgttaACTACAAACTATAATATTAACTaaccttcttataatttatacCAAAGGGATTTTCATCTCTGAGCATGCAGATGTACCTAAGACAAGTCATAGGTGCATCTACATGCCCAGAGAAAAAACGCCAATGCTATATCAATTGgcacatgtggataatctcgcaattatgtcaagtcatcaattgcagaacaaggaagtatcaaactagttactcacttggaagtgatggtaacatctaaaacaccgatatagcgatacacatctaatatcatgacatgcacatataataagccaacatattttgaactaaaatacatatctaattttagGACCTAAATTAGACTAACTAaaatttgctaacttgaatttgagaactaacaCAGGTGTTTCATGGCCCTTCCGGGTAGGAAGGGGATACGCcgttgaggatctggaggccAGGAGTATGAGGGTGGTCATCCGTACCCGACCGGCCGGATAGGATGGAGCAGTCGCCTCTACGCTGCTTAGATATACGCCCTAGACctccactgctgctgctgctgcttgccaTGGGGACGTCGAGGAGGCGACAAGGACGCGGAGGTGGGCCAGTGCACGATGATGAGGAGGTGGTGGTCGGCacacgacgaggaggaggaggcagcaggCCGATGCACAacgaggatgaggacgacgaGGCGATGAACCCACACGCAACAAGGAGGCTACGGAtagggaggaggcggcagttAGGGTGGAGGAGCGGCGTCAGGCTGAATGGAGCAAACGAGGAGAGGGGCTAAGTGCTGGATATACATATAGCAGAGGCATCAGTGTAGGTTCTACTTCctaccggcactgatagtgacaatcagtgccggttcttaaactcccacacGTGAACCACGATTGAGGCgccaagaaccggcactgataggcactatcagtgccggttcttgtatggaaccggcactaatacttcaATGCTGATTCAAGCCattaaccggcactgataatgccTATTAGTGCTTGTTCTTGTTGTCTCAATTATTGCTCGCACGTAGGAGTTTAAGAATCAGCACTGATATGTCAATAGTACCGGTTACGCTCGAACCGAGACTAATGACGCACTACTTATGacctgttctgtagtagtgtgggtccttaagtgaaccacacgtggaaatagatttccacaAGCAACGCACGTAGCGTCCGCCTGTAAATAGattgatttccacaggtggttcctaaAAGGAACCACCTAAGGAAAtagattttattgaaaaatataatgagcatatattttattctctccagatttcaacatattttcaagatagatttcaaacatcacagatttcaacagcatttgaatcaacacaagtacatatattatcataatttacatcacaagccaacaATGCTAAGAgtctttcctctcccactcatAAAGCCTCAtatggctagccaattcacctcTGAGATTgaagaatctgccactcttgtggatgacttcgtgcatgatgaactggcacatgtcacgttggacgttttggatatctttgtctTTGAGAGAGGTGTGAGTATGTTTGATCATCCGTGCctaaaatgaaaacacaactaaaagagttttCACTACTGATAACGAAAACATAAGAATGTGCAAGTGCAATGATGACTTATATCTTGCAGGTTCGTTTTCTAGCTCttgtttaccctaagaaactggcaaaTGTAGTATccacaaaaaataatatcaaaaccTTGCTTGttgcacttcaaataaaaacacaacatattcgttagttcaataagactcttcatcataaatagtgagatacaagtattagaagtgtgttattactgGAAAGTGTGTACAGATGTCCGGCTTGGCCGTATcatgtatcccacctttcatttcgtaccacttgtaggcactattcgaatgccaataagtaattatcaattcataaattatttataagaattttatgtatggggactatttttacctttgtataatgtcgatgagatcttggtaggattttggGGGGAGATTGGTTGAGTCAAAGACCACGAGTCCGCTCGACTTTGgcatcaacattatacaaataaagtggtcgctatatgaatctttatgttaagttcttgatcgaccaattaagttgaatacttatattAGGTTCTTGACGTATCACAGTTACTTAAACTTGTAGGGAGAcatgatgtagtccttgtcttgcatttTTAGCATAgtccttcctatgtaggttgacatttcaagcctgcatgatttggtcatttctaTTATGACCCTtgatttctccttgttactctttcCCTTAATATGGGGGTCATTAGTCCTCAACTTCATGACCAAGTAGGGCTAGGAAATTCAATGCGGATTAATGAATCTGACCGGTAACTTCATCTTTtctgcatcgttaaattgcattctacaaAACAAGTCAATAGTTATTaacttctatagcatacattggtagatatatgaacgtaggggttGATTGTAGgaacttacaggcaccacatgcttatgagattgataTCAAGTTTGTCGCAGTGAAAGAAAACGTTCATGTCCTTAAAAttcaccatgagataggagtgtCCACTTAGAAAAACATTAGTAGGGATAGAACCAGTGACTATGGAGAACCCAGTGCGACATggcctcatgtaccattcgtggaatctcctcatctcccatggacttTATTGGAGTTTAaacaatggcagaaatggcttgccattccCATATTTCTCAAGAACATCCAGTGTAGACAAGAAATCTAACTTAcaggtacttaatgttttgctaGTCTCTTTCATGAGATCGCCATTCACTGGAGATTCcggagcggatgatgccttcgCTTTGGAGGagagaagccacctcttcaccggagttgttagagtcttttcataAGGGGTAACCAGGATAGGGTATCTCCTATGCTCAGGTGATTGTGCCAGAGGCGCAGACGCTGGAGGAGGAGATGCCAGAGTCACAGACACTTGAGGCGGAGGTGTCAGAGTCACAGACGGTGAAGCACAATATGAAGATGCCTGAGGTGGAGAGACTGGGCGTGGGGGCAAAGATGTctgaggcggagaggcttggcgCTAGGGaaaaggtgcctgaggcggagagatTGGGCGTGAGGGCAAAGGTGCTTGAGGCGGAGTGGCTTGGTGCTGGGGCAAAGGTGCATGAGGCAGAGGTGCTGGGCATGGGGGCCGTCATGACGCTGGTGATTGTGATTGCTGACGGATGAAAATGATATCCCATCTGAGCCACGAAATGAAGTTGCTAACAACCTTATCGAGAATCTCAGTACCCttaggtgtgctgatgtctagcttttACTTCATAACAAGTGGTTGtactgagtccacttgtaccttggcataATAGGctggaatgtcttgattgtgaaacatacGACCCAGAATGGCCTGGCCCGTGGCAGCCTTGACAGTAAAGTCTTCCTTGCTGACCgcaacatgtagcatgcaaggggtagcctctatGATATTATCCACAAGATATCTCAGGTTATCGGCCTGCATGGACCCGACGTTGCTTTAGAggcctgggctggttggttgctctgtCATCATTAATTCTgctctttccttctccttttcattcaaCATTTTCATGAACTAGACCTTAACCTGCTCTTGTATCtcttcctctagggtcttcttatatcaaTTATGGGTTTTGTACTACCTCGCAGTGTCTAGGAACCCATGCTTCTAGCCCAATTTTATCCGATGCATCGAGTACGACCCGGATGTTCCTTATTCCCTAGGGCCTCATTAGCatgtcattctccctgtcgggctctagagaccctttgTTAGCACTCTCTTCAATTGGTTGGGTCACTTCCATGGTATGGGGGGTTTTGAAGGATAAGTCCACAGACTCGGTTCGTTTTGACtaagcgtagacccagttcctgcttcacTTGTCACAATTTTCAAAAGGGATGGGTTTCCAAGCCCAGGTAGCCTCTTCTTTTTGACTCCTACATTcagaaattttgggggcgtacccatacgagcccaggtgatggtggtacttgttcttcttcacaaGGTAATTGAATGATTCACCTAGTTTGATGGCCTCATGTGTGTTCTTCTGCCGGACAAACTCCTCCCATTGGTCTGGcgtaatctttccgtatttatcAAAAGGAACCAAGTTCTTTttcacgaagtccttattcagctcactcttttAGCCCCGGAAGCtctcccatagttttcaatgcattctgtttggcagCTTCCTCTGTTCTCGAGGGAAATCGGATGTCTCTCTACAATGTTtcccacaggaactccttcgtctcatcttCCAGCAACCGCtaatcagttatagtgattgggacaTACTCCTTGATAAGAAATCCACAACTATTACGGAATgtggcgcaggcctcacgaggtggaACAGGCTCTCCTTCAACATCGacttgtgttattgtataaatgtcGGACGACAACTTgattctgcttcgctcgccccATCTTCATTTTAGCGTacccccagagggacccgaagttttgGGCACAGAGGGCGCAGAAGGTTGTGGTGCAGATGTGTGTGGTGCAGATGATTGATGCGAAGATcgttgcaccctcaccctctagagagaaaaaaaggaaacttgacataaacaaaaaatatttctctatttaagaagtataaaatgtgttaactcaactaaatacctctttggTAGAGTCATAGTCGTTGTCACGTTCCTGATGTCGGCTCTTTGGATCGCACGAAACATTGCTCGAGCTGTGATACGAGCTCGAGCTTTTACTGCTgttggaggaggacggctggagcgggcttgggctcctatccgacctcctgcttgcatcctCCCTATCTTGTGCCGGCgagccctctattgcgaggatcCTCTGTGCTGGCgagccctctattgcgaggatcCTCTGTGCTTCTAGTTTCTTAAGGGGGCTTGGGCTCTTGTCTGACCTCCtacttgcttctggtttcttaggggttactgtcctcttctgctccatggtacttaatcgaccactggattattgttgcctagaaaaaactaacaagaatacaatggttcatcaatgaaatttctcgttccaatatgccattgtgaagcaagatgcaataaagatcaaattgcaATGGGTGATACTAttttagaagaaagaaaaggaatcaaggaaaTCAAATTGCAATGAGTGATACTAttttagaagaaagaaaaggaatcaaggtgtGTATTTTATACTTTTGATGAGCACATCTAAATGGAGATCCACTAACTAAACCCAAAAATCAATCTTTATAACTTTGTTCAAGTTTGTATAATGAAGTTCGTTGTTGATCTAATTATCATGGCATTTGCAGTATATTTCATCTCAATAGAGTAGGACGATTGTTGATTTCGATAAAAACAGCTCCAAGTTCTGTTAATGTGAAATACATGAAATTGTTCCATAGAGCTGCAA is part of the Phragmites australis chromosome 12, lpPhrAust1.1, whole genome shotgun sequence genome and harbors:
- the LOC133886180 gene encoding uncharacterized protein LOC133886180 isoform X2, whose translation is MATTAKKFVGVAIFDFSDDGLTALKWAHEYLKLPECKLGIILIKRVENQTPREKTDQPLDSWDIIEGSILSAEREDRAEKFQKYAGSFRKNIFAKIYEGEHIQETLQYAIDNLLGLDTLILGCAGADGQGCPDALWCSQR
- the LOC133886180 gene encoding uncharacterized protein LOC133886180 isoform X1, whose translation is MATTAKKFVGVAIFDFSDDGLTALKWAHEYLKLPECKLGIILIKRVENQTPREKTDQPLDSWDIIEGSILSAEREDRAEKFQKYAGSFRKNIFAKIYEGEHIQETLQYAIDNLLGLDTLILGCAGADGQGSHSIPQINLQLSGCSMVLAKIDPGAKRALSLSAPAAPSQPPTQVTEGTSSDSTANNPRPENTAGAN